The Arachis ipaensis cultivar K30076 chromosome B07, Araip1.1, whole genome shotgun sequence genome includes a window with the following:
- the LOC107607450 gene encoding uncharacterized protein LOC107607450, producing the protein MVADVVDVANALANQQPFVEPSFMRSLDLDAMHAPEYPQYVNAVKLVIESNWLGRFDRGRHLDRAGRFYRSGRFDWTDWFDRTDRFNWTGWFNRTSLVDQNDRFDWTGHLDRIAELPLMPDGEFTVGMEFSSREAVIKAMKDYTIRRGVDYQVHESEPTTFYAKCTQYHAGCDWLIRVSKMSRKFCWEIRRYNGSHTCTRATISQDHLKLDSNTVAEAIKPLVEVDPSIRVKSVIAEVQLKFNYTISYHKAWLAKQKAVESIFGGWEASYEALPIWFEAMIHKEPSAVVHFETMPAYQGDDLVPNIRVLNRVFWSYYPCIRAFRHCKPIVQVDRTHLYGKYKGCLLVAVSQDGNNNIVPIAFAIVEGETSEAWHFFLSNLRQHVVTRDGVGLISDRHDSIRSAIARSHGAWSPPRAFHMFCIRHIESNFLRKFKAPYLQKLIVNIDMIFTITFTPGLSYYDECFLWWALFYVTGYSRTVHEYETRYQRLRERGEAYTNWLDRIPREQYALAFDGGYRWGHMTTNLVECINSVLKGARNLPVTALVKATFYKLNELFTRKRAEAEA; encoded by the exons ATGGTGGCAGATGTAGTGGATGTGGCAAATGCACTAGCAAATCAGCAGCCGTTTGTGGAGCCGAGTTTCATGCGGTCATTGGATTTGGATGCCATGCATGCACCGGAGTATCCTCAATATGTAAATGCAG TCAAATTGGTGATTGAATCAAACTGGCTCGGCCGGTTCGACCGGGGCAGACACTTGGACAGGGCTGGTCGGTTCTACCGGAGTGGCCGGTTCGACTGGACCGACTGGTTCGACCGGACCGACCGGTTCAACTGGACTGGTTGGTTCAACCGGACCAGCTTGGTCGACCAAAATGACCGATTTGATTGGACCGGCCATCTAGACCGGATTG CAGAGCTTCCCCTTATGCCGGATGGTGAATTTACTGTGGGGATGGAATTCAGTTCTAGGGAGGCAGTAATTAAGGCGATGAAAGATTATACAATCCGCAGAGGTGTAGATTATCAGGTGCATGAGTCAGAACCGACGACATTCTATGCCAAATGCACCCAGTATCATGCAGGATGTGATTGGCTGATCAGGGTGAGCAAAATGTCCAGAAAGTTCTGTTGGGAGATAAGGAGGTACAACGGTAGTCACACCTGTACTAGGGCCACCATTTCTCAAGATCATTTGAAGCTGGATTCCAACACAgttgcagaagcaataaagccgttGGTAGAAGTTGACCCGTCTATTAGGGTGAAATCAGTGATTGCGGAAGTACAGTTAAAGTTTAACTACACCATCAGTTATCACAAAGCATGGTTGGCTAAACAGAAGGCAGTGGAGTCAATTTTCGGAGGGTGGGAAGCTTCGTACGAAGCCTTGCcgatatggtttgaggccatgatTCACAAGGAGCCATCCGCAGTTGTTCATTTTGAAACAATGCCTGCGTACCAGGGAGATGACTTGGTTCCTAATATTCGTGTGCTAAACCgagtcttctggagttattaTCCTTGTATTAGAGCCTTCAGACATTGCAAGCCAATAGTGCAGGTAGACAGAACTCATTTGTATGGAAAGTACAAGGGTTGTTTGTTGGTTGCAGTCTCACAGGATGGCAACAACAACATCGTCCCGATTGCATTTGCCATAGTTGAGGGAGAGACATCTGAGGCTTGGCACTTTTTTCTCAGTAACTTGCGACAGCATGTTGTGACACGTGATGGTGTGGGCCTTATCTCCGATCGACATGACTCCATTAGGTCTGCTATTGCTCGTAGTCACGGAGCTTGGTCTCCTCCCAGAGCATTCCACATGTTTTGCATCAGACACATAGAGTCCAACTTTCTGAGAAAATTCAAGGCTCCGTATCTACAGAAGCTTATTGTCAACATCGATATGATATTTACGATTACATTTACTCCTGGACTCAGTTATTATGATGAATGTTTCTTATGGTGGGCCCTTTTTTATGTGACAGGTTACTCGCGAACAGTTCACGAATACGAGACGCGTTATCAGCGTTTACGTGAGCGGGGTGAGGCTTATACCAACTGGTTGGATCGAATCCCGCGTGAGCAGTATGCTTTGGCATTTGATGGGGGATATCGATGGGGTCATATGACAACCAATCTAGTGGAATGCATCAACTCGGTATTGAAAGGGGCTCGCAATCTTCCAGTCACTGCACTTGTTAAGGCAACATTTTACAAGCTTAATGAATTGTTCACCCGAAAAAGAGCCGAAGCTGAGGCTTGA
- the LOC107609581 gene encoding AT-hook motif nuclear-localized protein 10 produces the protein MSGSEMGSREGFTVGLHSHNNMRLDFSDGPALYSNSNNNPLAPPSASPTYHPSTAVTAAPININGSAVGGIESVAALPQGGHIGSSSEPKKKRGRPRKYVPDGGGVGLGLNPDSSAPGMTVNHSQNQNPNLNSSLNQNQSGGGAMSPGIASATPNSNSGKKRGRPRGSLNKHPHLKGLGLAKLTFTPHVLTVKSGEDLGVKVTSISMDGPRNICILTANGTISNVTLSQPSIPGGTVTYEGRFEILALCGSFLLSENGQFQRTGSLSLTLSGPDGRVMGGAIAGVCVAASPIQIVFASFLVDGGYKKMKSSNQNQNQNQNQMGTLASSPNVLPAGQSSSPSHGTLSESSGGAGSPLNLSTDVCNNNNTPQGISGMPWK, from the exons ATGTCGGGATCGGAGATGGGAAGCAGAGAAGGCTTCACCGTTGGGCTTCACAGCCATAACAACATGCGTTTGGACTTTTCTGATGGCCCTGCTCTCTacagcaacagcaacaacaaccctCTTGCGCCACCTTCTGCTTCTCCAACTTACCACCCTTCCACCGCAGTCACCGCTGCTCCTATCAACATCAATGGCAGCGCGGTTGGCGGCATCGAATCGGTGGCGGCGCTGCCACAGGGCGGCCACATCGGGAGTAGCTCTGAGccgaagaagaagagagggaggccAAGGAAATACGTACCGGATGGTGGCGGCGTAGGGTTAGGGTTGAATCCAGATTCTTCTGCTCCTGGTATGACCGTTAACCACAGCCAGAACCAGAATCCGAATCTGAATTCGAGCTTGAACCAGAATCAGTCCGGTGGCGGAGCTATGTCGCCGGGAATTGCTTCCGCCACACCTAATTCTAATTCCGGGAAGAAAAGGGGAAGGCCTCGTGGCTCTCTCAACAAGCATCCTCACTTAAAGGGTCTTG GATTGGCAAAACTTACTTTCACTCCGCATGTTCTTACTGTGAAATCTGGAGAG GATCTGGGAGTAAAGGTTACGTCCATCTCCATGGATGGTCCAAGAAATATTTGTATCTTAACAGCAAATGGAACCATATCTAATGTAACACTTAGCCAACCTTCGATACCTGGAGGAACTGTGACTTATGAG GGACGATTTGAGATCCTGGCACTCTGtggttcttttcttctttctgaaAATGGTCAGTTCCAAAGAACTGGTTCTTTAAGTCTGACCTTGTCTGGGCCTGATGGTCGGGTTATGGGTGGTGCAATCGCAGGTGTTTGTGTAGCTGCTTCCCCAATTCAG ATAGTTTTCGCAAGCTTCCTTGTAGATGGTGGTTACAAGAAAATGAAGTCATCGAACCAGAATCAGAACCAGAACCAGAACCAGATGGGGACCTTAGCTTCCTCCCCTAATGTTCTCCCGGCAGGTCAAAGCAGCTCGCCATCGCATGGCACTCTTAGTGAATCTTCTGGTGGAGCCGGGAGCCCACTTAACCTGAGTACAGATGTTTGCAATAACAATAACACCCCACAAGGAATTTCTGGAATGCCCTGGAAATGA